A genome region from Planctomycetota bacterium includes the following:
- a CDS encoding DUF2141 domain-containing protein — MSAATTAFRLGAALLLIALGAFGCAAKKTSSLSTSNPLRKMGTSKIVILMSGLPEDVTEGSIYVALWGSEESFMHGQQWVRSAIVPIARAGEPCVMAKLPVGTYSVSAFFDATNSGEFRRNGLGIPIDPWAISRGSPLMVPPSWEHSKFEIEEGTTEVELDFNHQARPQP; from the coding sequence ATGAGCGCCGCCACCACTGCTTTCCGGCTTGGCGCGGCGCTGCTGCTGATTGCCCTCGGCGCCTTCGGCTGCGCGGCGAAGAAAACCAGCAGCCTCTCCACCAGCAATCCCCTGCGTAAGATGGGCACATCGAAGATCGTCATCCTGATGAGCGGCCTGCCGGAGGATGTCACGGAGGGATCGATCTATGTCGCGCTGTGGGGAAGCGAGGAAAGCTTCATGCATGGCCAGCAGTGGGTGCGCTCCGCCATCGTGCCCATCGCCCGCGCCGGCGAACCCTGCGTCATGGCCAAGCTTCCCGTCGGAACCTATTCCGTGTCGGCCTTTTTCGACGCCACCAACTCCGGCGAGTTCCGCCGCAATGGCCTGGGCATTCCGATCGACCCGTGGGCGATCTCCCGCGGCAGCCCCCTGATGGTTCCTCCCAGCTGGGAGCACTCCAAGTTCGAGATCGAGGAGGGAACCACGGAGGTCGAGCTGGATTTCAACCACCAGGCGAGGCCGCAGCCGTGA
- a CDS encoding 1-acyl-sn-glycerol-3-phosphate acyltransferase, producing the protein MTGWCLFESLLNKSLRHGTLMRVEVVDEGGLRDLAGEEPVLLAANHQSHIDTSIIFHAVPAPRRSKLRIVASDTRFNHAPAKAPWRERLERWFLHGLAAHAYRAIFVGGDIDPHRSVDVITDAIKTGASVVLFPEGTRTRDGALGKLRPGVALTAIATRCRVIPVRIDGTREALPRSRRMLSLRSRVTVRFRSSIVAQQHEASDAFLEKLAARLAPVASHSTTGVT; encoded by the coding sequence GTGACGGGCTGGTGTCTTTTCGAATCGCTGCTGAACAAATCGCTGCGCCACGGGACCCTCATGCGAGTCGAGGTGGTCGACGAGGGCGGACTGCGCGATCTCGCCGGCGAGGAGCCTGTGCTCCTGGCCGCGAACCACCAAAGCCACATCGACACCTCCATCATCTTTCATGCGGTGCCGGCGCCGCGCCGCAGCAAGCTGCGCATCGTCGCCAGCGACACCCGCTTCAACCACGCCCCCGCGAAGGCCCCGTGGAGGGAGCGGCTGGAGCGTTGGTTCCTTCATGGGCTCGCCGCCCACGCCTACCGCGCGATCTTCGTCGGGGGCGACATCGACCCGCACCGCTCGGTCGATGTCATCACCGACGCGATCAAGACCGGCGCCAGCGTGGTGCTCTTTCCGGAGGGCACTCGCACGCGCGACGGCGCCCTGGGCAAGCTGCGCCCGGGTGTGGCCCTGACCGCGATCGCGACCCGCTGCCGGGTGATACCGGTGCGCATCGACGGGACCCGCGAGGCGCTGCCGAGATCCCGGCGCATGCTGAGCCTGCGCAGCCGCGTCACCGTCCGCTTCCGCTCCTCGATCGTCGCCCAGCAGCATGAGGCTTCCGACGCCTTTCTGGAAAAGCTGGCGGCACGGCTTGCCCCCGTGGCGTCGCACTCCACGACCGGGGTCACATGA
- a CDS encoding lysophospholipid acyltransferase family protein — translation MTAARVDLARIVTDDIYHRLLESLPSCAPLAGFVAQSTSFLFVRAWRARLVANAARALGPGSTRGQQVRCAYRMLGAMQRSIADIFASKDLTSDQLCSKVADLDGSADYLAARELGRGAVIAGVHMGAFEPALAMLCRHERRVHVLFQPDPMPRFERARQGLRRRLGVIEHRISDGVAAWSELLDALHADEAVVLHADCVMPGQHGAKMPFLGDPEAHLPTGPVRLAAAAGAPIIPTFCARTNRGFRVWSDGVIPAPTAPITSRESAAHPAQRALVAAMERAIRAHPDQWMAFMDLREAPAPQGRP, via the coding sequence ATGACGGCCGCCCGCGTCGACCTGGCCCGCATCGTCACCGACGACATCTATCACCGGCTCCTGGAGTCCCTTCCCTCCTGCGCTCCGCTGGCCGGATTCGTGGCCCAATCCACCTCCTTCCTTTTTGTGCGCGCCTGGCGGGCGCGCCTGGTGGCCAACGCCGCGCGGGCGCTGGGGCCGGGCTCCACCCGCGGCCAGCAAGTGCGCTGCGCCTACCGAATGCTCGGCGCGATGCAGCGCTCGATCGCCGACATCTTCGCGTCGAAGGACCTCACCAGCGACCAGCTCTGCTCCAAGGTGGCGGATCTCGACGGGTCGGCGGACTATCTCGCCGCGCGGGAGCTGGGTCGCGGAGCAGTCATTGCGGGTGTCCACATGGGGGCCTTCGAGCCGGCACTGGCGATGCTCTGCCGCCACGAGCGGCGCGTGCATGTCCTTTTCCAGCCCGATCCCATGCCGCGCTTCGAGCGGGCGCGACAGGGTCTGAGGCGGCGCCTGGGTGTGATCGAGCACCGCATTTCCGACGGGGTCGCCGCGTGGAGCGAGCTGCTGGACGCGCTGCACGCGGACGAGGCAGTGGTGCTGCACGCCGATTGCGTCATGCCGGGGCAGCACGGGGCGAAGATGCCCTTCCTGGGCGACCCGGAGGCGCATCTTCCGACGGGGCCGGTTCGACTTGCGGCGGCCGCCGGCGCTCCGATCATTCCAACGTTTTGCGCCCGCACCAACCGCGGCTTCCGCGTCTGGAGCGACGGGGTCATTCCCGCGCCGACGGCGCCGATCACCTCGCGCGAGTCTGCGGCGCATCCCGCCCAGCGCGCCTTGGTGGCGGCGATGGAGCGAGCCATCCGCGCCCACCCCGACCAGTGGATGGCGTTCATGGATCTGCGCGAGGCGCCCGCCCCGCAGGGCCGCCCATGA
- a CDS encoding tryptophan 7-halogenase has protein sequence MSSPRTHDCLVIGAGPAGSAAAIEMARAGLDVLVLDRGEFPRFRIGESFLPRTKRALRRLGVLDKCLALPHARKVGVEISLGDGRHGPQYFYFRDVFGSGDRETFNMARIHLDAMMMETARESGAEVRTSCAVKAIARLEDGDVQVDTEQGPVNAKWMIDASGQATAVGRERSTRRFHSFLRNVAYFEHFEKVVRPSGKGDHCFGLVIADEGWFWMIPLDATRTSVGFVAREQLHASLDVPADQRLRWAIERTPILRERMANAVGPDRNRTISDFTYRCDPFAGPGHFLIGDAAAFLDPVWSTGLTLGLLGAEQAAAGVVRIIKGASPAAERARHNAWTTRITNRAFKLVEGFYDPGFRDLLFSPRRTRGLERAFITLLAGEIDDIPFGVAARCLLLRTMCSIQRRRPIAPRVRPFKLRLAAPMESMA, from the coding sequence ATGTCCTCGCCGCGCACCCATGATTGCTTGGTGATCGGCGCCGGCCCGGCGGGCAGCGCCGCGGCGATCGAAATGGCGCGGGCCGGACTCGATGTGCTGGTGCTTGACCGCGGCGAGTTTCCGCGCTTCCGAATCGGCGAAAGTTTCCTGCCCCGAACCAAGCGTGCCCTGCGCCGCCTCGGCGTGCTCGACAAGTGCCTGGCCCTGCCTCACGCGCGCAAGGTCGGCGTGGAGATCTCGCTGGGCGACGGGCGGCATGGGCCGCAGTACTTCTACTTCCGCGATGTCTTTGGAAGCGGCGACCGGGAGACCTTCAACATGGCGCGCATCCATCTGGACGCGATGATGATGGAGACCGCGCGTGAGTCCGGCGCCGAGGTCCGCACCTCCTGCGCCGTGAAGGCGATCGCGCGGCTCGAAGATGGCGATGTCCAGGTCGACACCGAGCAGGGTCCCGTCAATGCCAAATGGATGATCGACGCCAGCGGACAGGCGACCGCCGTCGGGCGAGAGCGGTCGACGCGACGCTTTCATTCCTTCCTGCGCAACGTGGCCTACTTCGAGCACTTCGAGAAGGTGGTGCGGCCCAGCGGCAAGGGCGACCATTGCTTCGGCCTGGTCATCGCGGACGAGGGATGGTTCTGGATGATTCCGCTGGATGCCACGCGGACCAGCGTGGGGTTCGTGGCGCGCGAGCAGCTGCACGCCTCGCTGGATGTTCCTGCCGACCAGCGCCTCCGCTGGGCGATCGAGCGCACGCCGATCCTGCGCGAGCGCATGGCCAATGCGGTCGGACCGGACCGCAACCGCACCATCTCCGATTTCACCTATCGCTGCGATCCCTTCGCGGGGCCGGGGCACTTCCTGATCGGCGACGCAGCGGCCTTTCTCGATCCGGTCTGGTCGACGGGCCTCACGCTGGGACTGCTCGGCGCCGAGCAAGCGGCGGCGGGCGTGGTCCGGATCATCAAGGGCGCAAGCCCGGCCGCCGAGCGTGCCCGACACAACGCCTGGACCACGCGAATCACCAACCGCGCCTTCAAGCTGGTGGAGGGCTTCTACGATCCGGGATTCCGCGACCTGCTCTTCTCGCCCAGGCGAACCCGCGGACTCGAGCGCGCCTTCATCACCCTGCTCGCCGGCGAGATCGACGACATTCCCTTCGGCGTGGCCGCCCGCTGCCTCCTGCTGCGGACGATGTGTTCCATCCAGCGGCGCCGACCGATCGCGCCGCGAGTGCGGCCCTTCAAGCTGCGCCTGGCGGCGCCCATGGAGAGCATGGCCTGA
- a CDS encoding AMP-binding protein, with translation MRLILEALARHAADRPKQIAVVDPDGSAHSWESIADRARRVQTFLDGRMAPGAFVAISIASGSHFWCALLGIAGAGRVPVLVPCPLPRTIADRIASDLGAVVVMDEARCASAQSESACTKDSADPAGVVLLSSGTTGHSRFIFRPSEAIDRVATTILQEGLTRPGDASPCFMPMAHAYGFEHACLAPILAGARIHAHRAFSVNAASQSLADGATTLCLVPATAEALAEHAPPATALRCIVVAGAALTPNVRKRLLRAFPVDIVDLYGASETGTIWLDRGKGGRMVPGVSVRIVDATNTSRLVDIADGREGEIAVRSDAMGDAILAEKGRRMPLLSEGFFRTGDLGLRGVDGTFRITGRAKLVFDVGGLKVNPIEVEQAVESHPAIARAMIHPIRAGESLNRVGLKVELRPGAAAPAIEELRSFLAPLIASHAMPRSLDIRNELPKTASGKVMRLAGTDRIEPVLQRLPGLEAQEDREAFTKKLFDETACRYDASSATPFLGSGRWHRRRMLLQCGLRAGSSLLDVGCGTGLCASIAQDIVGPAGRVAAIDPSTGMLEMARRRGVRETVVGRAESLPFDRASFDFISMSYMLRHIEDLRVAFAEARRVLKPGGRILILEVTRPEGRASRGLFDFAMKWCAPTIGVVTSGRPSTFPMMRYWAQTIEQAVRPPRIIEALESCGFIGTRHILELGIFSSYRGVAPPA, from the coding sequence ATGCGGCTGATTCTGGAGGCGCTTGCAAGGCATGCCGCGGATCGGCCGAAGCAGATCGCGGTGGTCGATCCGGATGGAAGCGCACATTCGTGGGAGTCCATCGCCGATCGCGCACGCCGCGTCCAAACTTTTTTGGATGGACGGATGGCGCCGGGCGCGTTCGTCGCGATCTCAATCGCGTCGGGAAGCCATTTCTGGTGCGCACTCCTGGGGATCGCGGGCGCGGGGCGAGTGCCGGTGCTGGTTCCCTGCCCCCTGCCGCGCACGATCGCCGATCGGATCGCTTCCGATCTCGGTGCGGTCGTGGTGATGGACGAAGCTCGCTGCGCATCGGCTCAATCCGAATCGGCATGTACGAAGGATTCCGCCGACCCGGCGGGCGTGGTTCTGCTTTCGTCGGGAACGACTGGACACTCCCGCTTCATCTTCCGCCCCAGCGAGGCAATCGACCGTGTCGCCACCACCATCCTTCAGGAGGGACTCACCCGACCGGGCGATGCGTCGCCCTGCTTCATGCCCATGGCCCACGCCTATGGCTTCGAGCATGCGTGCCTCGCGCCGATCCTGGCAGGAGCGCGGATTCACGCCCACCGTGCCTTCTCCGTCAACGCAGCCTCACAGAGCCTCGCCGATGGCGCGACCACGCTGTGCCTGGTGCCGGCGACCGCGGAGGCTCTCGCGGAGCATGCGCCGCCCGCCACCGCGCTGCGCTGCATCGTCGTCGCCGGCGCCGCTCTCACTCCCAATGTGCGCAAGAGGCTGCTGCGCGCCTTTCCCGTTGACATCGTCGATCTTTATGGAGCAAGCGAGACGGGAACCATCTGGCTTGATCGCGGCAAGGGCGGACGCATGGTGCCCGGCGTCTCGGTGCGGATCGTGGACGCAACCAACACTTCAAGGCTCGTGGACATTGCCGATGGACGCGAGGGAGAGATCGCCGTCCGCAGCGATGCGATGGGCGACGCGATCCTGGCCGAGAAGGGAAGGCGAATGCCCCTGCTTTCGGAGGGGTTTTTCCGCACCGGGGACCTGGGTCTGCGCGGTGTTGATGGAACCTTTCGCATCACGGGTCGCGCCAAGCTCGTCTTTGATGTCGGCGGACTGAAGGTGAACCCGATCGAGGTCGAGCAGGCCGTGGAGTCCCATCCCGCCATTGCACGGGCGATGATCCACCCGATCCGCGCCGGCGAATCGCTCAACCGCGTCGGGCTCAAGGTGGAACTGCGTCCCGGCGCCGCCGCCCCCGCGATCGAGGAGCTGCGCAGCTTCCTCGCGCCGCTCATCGCCTCGCACGCCATGCCACGATCGCTCGACATTCGGAATGAACTTCCCAAGACGGCCAGCGGCAAGGTGATGCGACTCGCGGGCACGGATCGCATCGAGCCGGTCCTGCAGCGCTTGCCGGGGCTCGAGGCGCAGGAAGACCGCGAGGCCTTCACCAAAAAACTTTTCGACGAAACCGCGTGCCGCTACGACGCCTCGAGCGCAACGCCATTCCTGGGCAGCGGACGCTGGCACCGCCGGCGCATGCTCCTGCAGTGCGGGCTTCGCGCCGGCTCCTCGCTGCTGGACGTGGGCTGCGGCACCGGGCTCTGCGCCTCAATTGCGCAAGACATTGTCGGACCCGCCGGCCGCGTGGCCGCGATCGATCCCAGCACGGGCATGCTCGAAATGGCCCGCCGCCGCGGCGTGCGCGAAACCGTGGTCGGCCGCGCCGAGAGCCTCCCTTTCGATCGAGCCTCGTTCGATTTCATCTCGATGAGCTACATGCTGCGCCACATCGAGGACCTGCGCGTCGCCTTCGCTGAGGCGCGGCGCGTGCTGAAACCGGGAGGACGGATCCTGATCCTCGAGGTGACCCGCCCCGAGGGCCGCGCGTCGAGGGGACTCTTCGACTTCGCCATGAAGTGGTGCGCCCCCACGATCGGCGTGGTCACCAGCGGCCGCCCCTCCACGTTCCCGATGATGCGCTACTGGGCCCAGACGATTGAGCAGGCGGTGCGCCCGCCGCGCATCATCGAAGCGCTTGAATCCTGCGGATTCATCGGCACCCGGCACATCCTGGAATTGGGCATCTTCAGCTCCTATCGAGGAGTCGCGCCGCCTGCGTGA
- a CDS encoding glycosyltransferase family 2 protein — MRCVALVPAYQNLATLPGILDELAHAGLPILVVDDGSTDGSAQWVGQWCRKGENRWMISLEANGGKGAALAEGLKEAARRDFEAALTLDADGQHKVADAVRLLSECKPGQVMLGARDETMAGYPATSLFGRRLWSLGIRALTGLGMSDPVCGMRVYPLPRSAKIECFSGHFAWEEEFLVRAARLGVLIDERPIATVYLPKQSRVSHYSLTRDWGESLAVFAGLMIECLVLAMPLRGKDQPLRRRDMSFRRIVGCAAFVGGMCGLWFPMWFAVPLAAWIAWKLHACWPAAAGCAIAFALLFGSLPTWLLTGSVVMVAFALTQAARLLDRS; from the coding sequence ATGCGTTGCGTCGCCCTCGTGCCGGCCTATCAGAATCTGGCGACGCTTCCGGGAATTCTCGACGAATTGGCACATGCAGGGCTGCCCATCCTGGTGGTGGACGACGGTTCGACCGATGGCAGCGCCCAGTGGGTCGGTCAATGGTGCCGCAAGGGGGAGAATCGCTGGATGATTTCACTGGAAGCCAATGGCGGAAAGGGCGCCGCGCTGGCGGAGGGTCTGAAGGAGGCCGCGCGGCGCGACTTCGAGGCCGCGCTGACCCTCGACGCGGATGGGCAGCACAAGGTGGCGGACGCGGTGCGGCTTCTCTCCGAATGCAAGCCCGGCCAAGTGATGCTTGGCGCGCGGGACGAGACCATGGCCGGCTATCCCGCCACGAGCCTCTTCGGCCGGCGCCTCTGGTCGCTGGGCATTCGCGCGCTGACAGGACTGGGAATGTCCGATCCCGTTTGCGGCATGCGCGTCTATCCGCTGCCGCGCAGCGCGAAGATCGAGTGCTTCAGCGGTCACTTCGCCTGGGAGGAGGAATTTCTGGTTCGCGCCGCGCGGCTGGGTGTCCTGATCGACGAGCGCCCCATCGCAACGGTCTACCTGCCCAAGCAGAGCCGGGTCTCGCACTACAGCCTGACGCGCGATTGGGGGGAATCCCTCGCGGTCTTCGCGGGGCTGATGATCGAGTGCCTCGTGCTGGCGATGCCGCTGCGAGGCAAGGATCAGCCGCTGCGCCGCCGCGACATGTCCTTCCGCAGGATTGTTGGATGCGCGGCCTTTGTTGGCGGTATGTGCGGGCTTTGGTTTCCCATGTGGTTCGCGGTGCCGCTGGCGGCGTGGATCGCGTGGAAGCTGCATGCCTGCTGGCCTGCGGCGGCGGGATGCGCCATCGCCTTCGCGCTGCTCTTTGGCTCGCTGCCGACATGGCTGCTGACCGGCTCGGTCGTGATGGTGGCCTTCGCCCTCACGCAGGCGGCGCGACTCCTCGATAGGAGCTGA
- a CDS encoding aspartate aminotransferase family protein, protein MSDVCNLFQSLFDEARRDGDHAYAEHVNPHFAKLLRTTGFDRVYVRGAGPFLYDEVGHEYIDCIAGFAVHALGRSHPDVVAALQSALASGHPGWVQFELNPLAALLAKRLSARMPGDLRHALFTSSGTEAVECAIKLARRFTGRDALLHCDKAFHGLTLGALAANGNPQLREGFGTLGESQSIPFNDLAALERALASRRFAAFLIEPVQGKTCLTVDDGYLAEASRLCRAHGTLLVVDEIQTGIGRTGKFLAMEHDPGCIPDIVVLSKALSGGFVPVGAALVRGDVWRSTFDSMSNSFIHTSTFQGGTLAMVAALTTLQVHDRERLSENADRMGARLHAGFEEIALRRTAISSVRGRGLMIGVGLDKGSVERAIAAIPGLGSLERSLFGQAFAMEILARHRVLSQVTDHESNVLKFTPPLVIGPGECDRVILALDETLARLSGTSTPFLRGITRVLGNLVR, encoded by the coding sequence ATGTCCGATGTGTGCAATCTGTTCCAGTCCTTGTTCGACGAAGCGCGGCGCGACGGCGACCATGCGTACGCCGAGCATGTGAACCCCCACTTCGCCAAGCTGCTGCGGACCACCGGATTCGATCGCGTCTATGTGCGCGGCGCCGGCCCGTTTCTCTATGACGAAGTTGGACACGAGTACATCGACTGCATCGCCGGCTTCGCGGTGCACGCGCTGGGCCGCTCGCACCCCGACGTCGTCGCGGCGCTGCAGTCGGCGCTGGCGAGCGGGCATCCGGGCTGGGTGCAATTCGAGCTGAACCCGCTGGCGGCGCTGCTGGCCAAGCGCCTCTCGGCGCGCATGCCGGGCGACCTGCGCCACGCGCTCTTCACCAGCTCCGGCACCGAGGCCGTCGAATGCGCCATCAAGCTCGCCCGGCGATTCACGGGTCGCGACGCCCTGCTCCACTGCGACAAGGCCTTCCATGGACTCACCCTGGGCGCCCTGGCCGCCAATGGAAATCCCCAGCTGCGCGAGGGCTTCGGCACGCTGGGGGAATCACAGAGCATTCCCTTTAACGATCTCGCCGCGCTGGAGCGCGCCCTGGCCTCGCGCCGCTTCGCCGCCTTCCTGATCGAGCCCGTGCAGGGCAAGACCTGCCTCACAGTGGACGATGGATACCTGGCGGAGGCGTCGCGCCTCTGCCGCGCGCATGGCACGCTGCTGGTGGTCGACGAAATCCAGACCGGCATCGGACGCACGGGAAAATTCCTCGCCATGGAGCACGATCCCGGGTGCATTCCGGACATCGTCGTGCTTTCTAAGGCGCTCTCGGGCGGATTTGTTCCCGTCGGTGCGGCACTGGTGCGCGGCGACGTCTGGCGGAGCACCTTCGACTCCATGTCGAACTCCTTCATCCACACCTCCACCTTTCAGGGGGGCACGCTGGCGATGGTCGCCGCGCTCACCACGCTCCAGGTCCACGACCGCGAGCGCCTCTCCGAAAACGCTGACCGAATGGGGGCGAGGCTTCACGCCGGCTTCGAGGAGATCGCGCTGCGCCGCACCGCCATCTCAAGCGTGCGCGGCCGCGGCCTCATGATCGGCGTCGGCTTGGACAAGGGATCCGTGGAGCGCGCGATCGCGGCGATCCCCGGACTCGGATCCCTGGAGAGATCGCTCTTCGGGCAGGCCTTCGCCATGGAAATCCTCGCTCGGCATCGCGTGCTCAGCCAGGTCACCGATCATGAATCGAATGTCCTGAAGTTCACGCCGCCGCTGGTCATCGGCCCCGGCGAATGCGACCGGGTGATTTTGGCGCTGGACGAAACCCTGGCGCGGCTCTCGGGCACATCTACGCCATTTCTGCGCGGCATCACCCGGGTCCTGGGCAACCTGGTCCGCTGA
- a CDS encoding beta-hydroxyacyl-ACP dehydratase, with amino-acid sequence MSSPLIHKLPHRDPFLFVHAVHSVVAGAIEASWSVDGSEAFFRGHFPGNPVVPGVLIIEALAQAAGLVMIAHDPDRIRAGMLVQSDIRFRQPVRPPATIDLSATLEGSFEQVHRFNVKARDRGVVVAEGTLVLSITQS; translated from the coding sequence ATGAGTTCGCCGCTGATCCACAAGCTTCCCCATCGCGACCCCTTTCTCTTCGTCCACGCCGTGCATTCGGTGGTGGCCGGGGCGATCGAGGCTTCCTGGAGCGTGGATGGAAGCGAGGCGTTCTTCCGCGGGCATTTCCCCGGCAATCCGGTCGTGCCCGGCGTGCTGATCATCGAGGCGCTGGCGCAGGCCGCCGGACTGGTCATGATTGCGCACGATCCCGATCGCATCCGCGCCGGCATGCTGGTGCAGAGCGACATCCGCTTCCGCCAGCCCGTGCGACCTCCGGCGACCATCGACTTGAGCGCCACCCTTGAGGGAAGCTTTGAACAGGTGCATCGTTTCAACGTGAAGGCGCGCGACCGCGGCGTGGTCGTGGCGGAGGGCACGCTCGTGCTCTCCATCACGCAATCCTGA
- a CDS encoding acyl carrier protein gives MFETVRRIVQVDLKFSGIPVVDSLQLVGGGLELDSLDLLMLVTGIDKEYKHKIPAQKLNRGSMGTVGEFVDFVHGELAAAGL, from the coding sequence GTGTTTGAAACGGTCCGCAGGATCGTGCAGGTGGATCTGAAATTCTCCGGCATCCCGGTCGTGGACAGCCTGCAGCTGGTCGGCGGCGGGCTCGAGCTCGACTCGCTGGACCTGCTGATGCTGGTCACCGGCATCGACAAGGAATACAAGCACAAGATTCCCGCCCAGAAGCTCAACCGCGGCTCGATGGGCACGGTGGGGGAGTTCGTCGATTTCGTGCATGGCGAGCTCGCCGCGGCCGGCCTATGA
- a CDS encoding GDSL family lipase, whose translation MVFIGDSITQGWEGSDNWKNMVGSHTAMNLGVGGDRTEHVLWRLEQAPLGRVDPKVVVLMIGTNNTGRDGPEDILAGIRAVVDVIARQCPNATVIVLDIPPRGQTMNDARGKIAQVNQALSRGGLPAHARFVRVSDQFVQPDGTIDPAIMPDALHFSPKGYAMWGASIKPELESSLKANTG comes from the coding sequence ATCGTCTTCATCGGCGACTCCATCACGCAGGGCTGGGAAGGCTCCGACAACTGGAAGAACATGGTCGGCTCGCACACCGCGATGAATCTTGGCGTGGGCGGCGACCGCACCGAGCATGTGCTGTGGCGGCTCGAGCAGGCACCGCTGGGCCGCGTTGATCCGAAGGTGGTCGTGCTGATGATCGGCACCAACAACACCGGCCGCGACGGCCCCGAGGACATCCTGGCCGGCATCCGCGCCGTGGTCGATGTGATCGCCCGCCAATGCCCCAACGCCACGGTGATCGTGCTGGACATTCCGCCGCGCGGCCAGACCATGAACGACGCCCGCGGCAAGATCGCCCAGGTCAACCAGGCTCTCTCGCGGGGCGGCCTTCCAGCTCACGCCCGCTTCGTGCGCGTCAGCGACCAGTTCGTGCAGCCCGACGGCACGATCGACCCGGCGATCATGCCCGACGCCCTGCACTTCTCGCCCAAGGGCTATGCCATGTGGGGGGCCTCCATCAAGCCTGAACTGGAATCCTCGCTGAAGGCGAACACGGGCTGA
- a CDS encoding beta-lactamase family protein, whose translation MSTSPHKTPPTASSSQRVLISMAALIIGVIAIGFTLSQLGASNKPGAPRVPTVTMKQPDPVKKPDAAKPAAPTNPATAPPAAPAPPASNPPAAAPASAAPATPAASNDSLPDSAVDASIAATLDKVVKENDLPGMAAAVIVNGKILGAGVAGIRKKKGSDPKVEFDPNQFPVLRDDPFFLGTATKPLTATLIGILVDEGKLKWDSTIGDLVGRDISSINPDFAGVTIDQLLHHRSGSWPNGPSEIWEAAKRAKGTPVEQRIAYVEAILSQPPRFPPGKYLYSNAGYAILGFIAETITNTPYETLMEQKVFAPLGLKSAGFGNAGSADEVTAPYPHIESGLPTFLVNPEAVTPAARIHMNVTDWAKFCLVHLGHQPTPPLLKPETLEHLHTLAGEVAEDKSGYACGWMRPEREWAGGRTLSHPGRSHLSDGVVWLSPQKDFGVLVATNQGGDKAKAAVEQAASALIAQFLPAKK comes from the coding sequence ATGAGCACCTCACCACACAAGACTCCGCCCACGGCTTCCTCCTCGCAGCGCGTCCTGATCAGCATGGCGGCGCTGATCATCGGCGTGATCGCAATCGGATTCACCCTCTCGCAACTCGGCGCGTCGAACAAGCCCGGGGCGCCGCGCGTGCCCACCGTGACGATGAAGCAGCCGGATCCGGTCAAGAAACCGGACGCCGCCAAGCCGGCGGCCCCAACGAATCCTGCGACCGCTCCGCCTGCGGCCCCCGCTCCGCCCGCATCTAATCCGCCCGCCGCCGCGCCGGCATCCGCGGCACCAGCGACGCCTGCCGCGTCGAACGACTCCTTGCCCGACTCGGCGGTCGACGCCTCCATCGCCGCAACCCTTGACAAAGTGGTCAAGGAGAACGATCTGCCCGGCATGGCCGCGGCGGTCATCGTGAATGGGAAAATCCTCGGAGCGGGCGTCGCGGGAATTCGCAAGAAAAAGGGATCGGACCCGAAAGTTGAGTTCGACCCAAATCAATTTCCCGTCCTTCGCGACGATCCTTTCTTTCTTGGCACAGCCACCAAGCCTCTCACCGCCACGCTGATCGGCATCCTTGTGGACGAGGGCAAGCTGAAGTGGGACAGCACCATCGGCGACCTCGTCGGACGCGACATCAGTTCCATCAATCCAGACTTTGCCGGCGTGACCATCGACCAGCTTCTGCACCACCGCAGCGGCTCATGGCCCAATGGTCCCAGCGAAATCTGGGAGGCGGCCAAGCGCGCCAAAGGCACGCCCGTGGAGCAGCGCATCGCCTATGTGGAGGCGATCCTCTCGCAGCCGCCGCGCTTTCCTCCCGGCAAGTATCTCTATTCAAACGCGGGCTACGCCATTCTCGGCTTCATCGCCGAGACGATCACCAACACCCCCTACGAGACGCTGATGGAGCAGAAGGTTTTCGCGCCGTTGGGTTTGAAGAGCGCCGGATTCGGCAACGCCGGCAGCGCGGATGAGGTGACCGCTCCCTATCCGCACATCGAGTCCGGCTTGCCGACCTTCCTGGTCAACCCCGAGGCGGTCACGCCCGCCGCGCGCATCCACATGAATGTCACCGACTGGGCCAAGTTTTGTCTGGTGCACCTGGGGCACCAGCCGACTCCGCCGCTGCTGAAGCCCGAGACGCTGGAGCACCTGCACACGCTCGCCGGCGAAGTCGCCGAGGACAAGTCCGGCTATGCCTGCGGCTGGATGCGGCCCGAACGCGAATGGGCGGGCGGGCGAACTCTGAGCCATCCCGGGCGCAGCCACCTCAGCGATGGCGTGGTCTGGCTCTCGCCTCAGAAGGATTTTGGTGTGCTTGTGGCGACGAACCAGGGCGGTGACAAGGCAAAGGCCGCGGTCGAGCAGGCGGCCAGCGCGCTGATCGCGCAGTTCCTGCCTGCCAAGAAATAG